A genomic stretch from Sphingobacterium sp. ML3W includes:
- a CDS encoding TonB-dependent receptor has translation MMTGSRVLLTTVFMLIGFISFGQTGKVVGKIYDSNGLPLKSVSVAIPLLKMSTKSNELGKFALEKIPYGTWEVEVKHIGFNTYRDSIRIEHVSETRDIRLNGSIFLLDEIVVTGTKTFKRKTESPVIVNILDSKTLDNLQVCNLSEGLKFQPGLRVETDCQTCNYTQLRMNGLQGGYSQILINGRPIFSPLMGLYGMEQLPVNMIEKIEVVRGGGSSLYGSSAIGGTVNVITKLPKQSGYEVNSFYQSIDGKTSDFNLGGNATLVNEKGNAGTSFFFNKRDRGFYDANGDNFSEIPKIENTSFGINSFYRFSDNQKLEVSLSNLNEYRFGGEMTKKPAYLTLQSEERTHKIWMGSADYQINFNQDKSSLIFYTAFQNTNRKHYTGIFPDSPEEIENHLKNPPYGDSKTTTLQGGFQLNHEISNFLNHRNVLTIGSEYVSDKVYDEIPSYNYLVDQHTKDWGSFFQSDWDFAEKFNLLSGVRVDKHNLLDKVIVSPRVALLYKHAANTQFRLSYGTGFRAPQAFDTDLHIAFAGGGVSRVQLAPDLRAERSKSFSGSVNYDKTTEKWIAGFTLEGFYTQLKNAFVLEEIGTDDFGKVFEKRNGNNAKVAGTTLELRANYNKKVQLETGFTLQQSKYENPVSYLEGIEATRSFLRTPDEYGFANLNITPDKRWTINLNYVYTGKMKIAHAGGADNFPEDQMVHTKAFSEVNSKVSHTFSLSKFKNVIEVYGGVKNIFNAYQHDFDTGKNRDSNYIYGPNMPRTFFVGLKIKTP, from the coding sequence ATGATGACGGGATCCAGAGTTCTCTTAACAACAGTATTCATGCTGATCGGATTTATTTCCTTTGGGCAGACAGGTAAGGTAGTAGGTAAAATTTATGATAGCAATGGACTTCCGCTGAAGTCGGTATCTGTGGCTATCCCTCTTCTTAAGATGAGCACCAAATCCAATGAGCTTGGAAAATTCGCATTGGAAAAGATTCCCTATGGTACTTGGGAAGTAGAAGTGAAGCATATTGGTTTTAATACTTATCGCGATTCGATCAGGATCGAGCATGTATCTGAGACCAGGGATATCCGTTTAAATGGTTCCATCTTTTTACTGGATGAAATTGTGGTCACTGGAACGAAGACATTTAAACGAAAAACTGAAAGTCCGGTGATCGTCAATATTTTGGATAGTAAAACCCTGGACAACCTACAGGTATGTAATCTTTCGGAGGGACTGAAATTTCAACCGGGCTTGCGGGTGGAAACAGACTGTCAGACCTGTAACTACACTCAATTGCGGATGAATGGACTCCAGGGGGGATATTCGCAGATACTGATCAATGGGCGACCTATTTTCAGTCCTTTGATGGGACTTTATGGGATGGAGCAACTGCCTGTCAATATGATCGAAAAGATTGAGGTGGTTCGAGGCGGTGGTTCTTCATTATATGGTTCAAGTGCAATAGGGGGGACTGTCAATGTGATCACCAAATTACCGAAGCAGAGTGGTTATGAAGTCAATTCTTTCTATCAAAGTATTGATGGAAAAACAAGTGATTTTAATCTTGGCGGAAATGCCACCTTGGTCAATGAAAAGGGGAACGCAGGAACATCCTTTTTCTTCAATAAGCGCGATCGCGGCTTTTACGATGCAAATGGTGATAATTTTTCGGAAATACCTAAAATTGAAAATACCTCCTTCGGTATCAACTCATTCTATCGGTTTTCAGACAATCAAAAATTGGAAGTCTCCTTGAGCAATCTGAACGAATATAGATTTGGGGGGGAGATGACGAAAAAGCCCGCCTACCTTACACTTCAGTCCGAAGAACGTACCCATAAAATATGGATGGGAAGCGCGGATTATCAAATTAATTTTAATCAGGATAAATCTTCATTGATCTTCTATACCGCTTTTCAAAACACCAATAGGAAGCACTATACCGGAATATTCCCGGATAGTCCAGAAGAGATTGAAAATCATCTCAAAAATCCACCTTATGGCGATTCAAAGACAACAACATTACAGGGCGGTTTTCAATTGAACCACGAAATCAGCAACTTTTTGAACCATCGGAATGTGCTGACGATTGGATCTGAATATGTGTCCGATAAGGTTTACGATGAAATTCCAAGTTATAACTATTTGGTGGATCAGCATACGAAAGATTGGGGGAGTTTTTTTCAGAGTGACTGGGACTTTGCGGAGAAATTTAACTTGCTATCTGGTGTTCGTGTGGATAAACATAATCTATTGGACAAAGTGATCGTCAGTCCACGTGTGGCACTGTTATATAAACATGCGGCTAATACGCAGTTTCGCCTAAGCTATGGAACCGGTTTTCGGGCGCCACAGGCTTTTGATACAGATCTTCATATTGCTTTTGCGGGTGGAGGTGTTTCACGTGTTCAATTAGCTCCAGATCTTCGGGCGGAACGATCAAAAAGTTTCAGCGGCTCGGTAAACTATGATAAAACCACGGAGAAATGGATTGCGGGTTTTACATTGGAGGGATTCTATACACAACTGAAAAATGCCTTTGTACTTGAGGAAATCGGTACGGACGACTTTGGTAAGGTGTTTGAAAAACGTAATGGGAATAATGCGAAGGTAGCAGGGACTACACTTGAATTGCGTGCCAATTATAATAAAAAGGTGCAACTGGAGACCGGCTTTACCTTGCAACAGAGCAAATATGAAAATCCTGTATCTTACCTGGAGGGTATAGAAGCTACCAGATCATTCTTGAGAACACCAGATGAATATGGTTTTGCGAACCTCAATATTACACCGGATAAACGTTGGACAATCAATCTGAATTATGTGTATACAGGTAAGATGAAGATCGCTCATGCCGGTGGTGCGGACAATTTTCCGGAAGATCAAATGGTTCATACAAAAGCATTTTCAGAGGTAAATAGTAAAGTGTCACATACTTTTAGTCTGTCAAAATTTAAAAATGTGATCGAAGTCTATGGTGGGGTGAAGAATATTTTTAACGCTTACCAGCATGATTTTGATACAGGTAAAAATAGGGATAGCAATTACATTTACGGTCCTAATATGCCCCGAACTTTCTTTGTTGGGTTAAAGATAAAGACACCTTAA
- a CDS encoding S41 family peptidase, translating into MQKKIVLFLLILTGFFVRSYAQVSSVSQLANAFLDTVQRHAYNGALIKWDSIRPLFIEQTKIMSDINALEPHFKKILSQLKDGHSDLYFEKVDQNQEAEQELFVRMAGMTDKDAGFPPKVFSHFMTKDQYAYIRIPGVLYEQRKYVDTIGAQLKILDAQQPKGWIIDLRENDGGSIFPMIWHFADLIDVDSTYSVVDRAGVESKQNVRMNNLNDHDQKWAKLFDLEYDKVPPIAIKNKNVPIVLLVSRFTSSSGEFFAAHFKGQKNAAIMGHKTNGRTSGNDQFAVGNNYMINLTTSVIKDRTGKLYGIGEGIKPDVPLVIDFAKVLGIPEIITFDQLSQAVKEATSVYIQLATDYMKKQTM; encoded by the coding sequence ATGCAAAAGAAAATAGTCCTTTTTTTACTGATTTTAACCGGTTTTTTTGTCCGGTCCTATGCCCAGGTCTCATCGGTGAGTCAACTTGCCAATGCATTTTTAGATACTGTCCAGCGGCATGCATATAATGGGGCGTTGATCAAATGGGATTCTATTCGGCCCCTTTTTATTGAACAGACAAAGATAATGTCGGATATTAATGCATTGGAACCTCATTTTAAAAAGATCTTAAGTCAATTAAAGGATGGTCATTCCGATCTTTATTTTGAGAAAGTTGATCAAAATCAGGAGGCTGAACAGGAATTATTTGTAAGAATGGCGGGCATGACCGATAAGGACGCCGGTTTTCCACCCAAAGTTTTCAGTCACTTTATGACGAAAGACCAATATGCTTATATTCGGATCCCAGGGGTACTTTACGAACAACGGAAATATGTGGATACGATTGGAGCACAGCTAAAAATATTGGACGCGCAGCAGCCAAAAGGTTGGATCATCGATCTGAGAGAAAACGATGGAGGGAGCATTTTTCCGATGATCTGGCACTTTGCGGATTTGATCGATGTCGACAGCACTTATTCGGTTGTGGATAGAGCGGGTGTTGAATCCAAACAAAATGTACGAATGAATAATCTGAATGATCACGATCAAAAATGGGCCAAGTTATTTGACCTGGAATATGATAAGGTGCCACCGATTGCTATAAAAAATAAAAATGTACCTATTGTTTTATTGGTCAGTAGGTTTACATCGAGTTCGGGCGAGTTTTTTGCGGCTCATTTTAAAGGCCAGAAAAATGCGGCTATTATGGGTCATAAGACAAATGGTCGGACTTCCGGTAATGATCAGTTTGCTGTTGGAAATAACTACATGATCAATTTGACAACCAGTGTCATTAAAGACCGTACAGGAAAGCTCTACGGAATAGGAGAAGGTATCAAACCCGATGTTCCTTTGGTGATTGATTTTGCCAAAGTCTTGGGAATCCCGGAGATCATTACTTTCGACCAGCTTAGCCAAGCTGTAAAAGAAGCAACTTCAGTATATATCCAACTGGCTACTGATTATATGAAAAAACAGACGATGTAA
- a CDS encoding alkaline phosphatase D family protein has product MKNNEQINRRRFLKNSLIAAGGVFIAPLIESCSDDPTDIDSAPDNLKNGGFESGVASFDPSATGIIIWTRYSVETDAEITWEISKENSFSEILRRGQVKADATNDFTLAIDVQNIASNTKYYYRFYNAKTKEASVVGETLTLPAKTDNVNEVKMAVVSCSNFPAGLFNVYGAIAKSEADVVVHLGDYIYEYAPGQYGTNPYTNELGRAHKPSKEIVNLADYRERYRQYRSDKNLQLLHQKKPFICVWDDHELADNAYRSGAENHQPEEGSFDTRKMAAFQAYSEYIPLKTGKDQRIYRSFTFGNLISLYMLDTRIIARDKQLDYTNYIDGSGNFKQTQFQTDLLSNNRKLIGNEQMTWLGTQINADTTTWKVLGQQILMTKMLIPAELLMLLNRVMTEIAHFGNAQPSTMAALSAAIGQLVILKTRYLQKNPTLTQQDIARITTVLPYNLDAWDGYFMERERLYSILAGKKVVVLAGDTHNAWLGKLTDAQGRSIGTELACSSVSSPGLESYLGITTDTKKAMELAQAFSVLIDDLEYANLYKRGYLHVKFTAAASHAEWRFVDNVISDNYTVTTEKTHTIS; this is encoded by the coding sequence ATGAAAAACAACGAGCAAATCAACCGGAGGAGATTCCTTAAAAATTCATTAATTGCAGCGGGAGGGGTTTTTATAGCACCGCTTATTGAAAGCTGTTCGGATGACCCCACAGATATTGATAGTGCACCAGACAACCTTAAAAATGGTGGATTTGAATCTGGTGTTGCAAGCTTTGATCCCTCGGCAACCGGAATAATCATCTGGACGAGATATTCTGTAGAGACAGATGCTGAAATTACCTGGGAAATAAGTAAAGAGAATAGCTTTTCAGAGATTCTTCGAAGGGGACAGGTGAAGGCTGATGCTACCAATGATTTTACTTTAGCCATTGATGTTCAGAATATAGCTTCCAATACAAAATATTACTATAGATTTTATAATGCCAAGACTAAGGAAGCAAGTGTTGTTGGTGAAACATTGACGCTTCCTGCTAAAACAGATAATGTCAATGAAGTAAAAATGGCTGTGGTATCTTGCTCTAATTTTCCAGCTGGACTTTTCAACGTATATGGAGCGATTGCAAAATCAGAGGCTGATGTTGTTGTACACCTCGGAGACTACATTTATGAGTATGCTCCTGGTCAATATGGTACCAATCCTTATACCAATGAACTCGGTAGAGCGCACAAGCCTTCTAAAGAGATCGTAAACCTCGCAGATTACAGAGAAAGATACAGACAATATAGAAGTGACAAAAATTTGCAGCTTCTTCATCAGAAAAAACCATTTATCTGTGTGTGGGATGATCATGAACTTGCCGATAATGCATACCGATCTGGCGCTGAAAATCATCAGCCAGAGGAGGGAAGCTTTGATACCCGTAAAATGGCCGCTTTTCAAGCCTATAGTGAATATATTCCCCTAAAGACAGGCAAGGACCAACGTATTTATAGGAGTTTTACCTTTGGTAATCTTATCTCACTCTATATGCTGGATACCCGGATAATCGCACGGGATAAACAATTGGATTACACAAACTATATAGATGGAAGCGGAAACTTTAAACAAACACAATTTCAGACTGATCTGCTCAGTAACAATAGAAAGTTGATTGGCAATGAACAAATGACTTGGTTAGGGACTCAGATTAACGCTGATACGACAACATGGAAAGTATTGGGGCAACAGATCCTGATGACCAAGATGCTGATTCCTGCGGAACTCTTAATGTTGCTGAACCGAGTGATGACTGAAATAGCACATTTTGGGAATGCTCAGCCATCTACAATGGCTGCACTTTCAGCTGCGATTGGACAGTTGGTTATCCTAAAAACGAGATACCTGCAAAAAAATCCTACACTGACACAGCAGGACATTGCAAGAATTACAACGGTTCTGCCCTATAATCTAGATGCATGGGATGGCTATTTTATGGAAAGAGAACGTTTGTATTCTATTTTAGCAGGTAAGAAAGTCGTAGTATTGGCTGGCGATACACACAATGCATGGCTGGGAAAATTGACAGATGCTCAGGGTAGATCTATAGGAACAGAATTGGCCTGTAGTTCGGTCTCGTCACCTGGATTAGAGAGCTACTTGGGAATTACCACAGATACTAAAAAAGCAATGGAACTTGCTCAGGCTTTTTCTGTATTAATTGATGACCTAGAATATGCCAATCTTTACAAGAGAGGATATCTACATGTGAAATTTACGGCTGCCGCGTCGCATGCAGAATGGAGATTTGTGGATAATGTCATTTCAGATAACTATACCGTTACGACAGAAAAGACGCATACTATTTCCTAG
- a CDS encoding TonB-dependent receptor, with the protein MYQFFTFLSITLLSCFALQAQNIQGIVHDKSTGTIVPGASIIIKERPQSGTVADANGKFNLVLHNGETLRVKMVGYKSFERYFSKVQDGQQIEINLESGVALDEVLVTASLANSRSKRAIGTNVDHIDAADIVAKSNPSSLAELVNGRISGAQVYNTNGKVGMPIRFDIRSAATFSMERDPLIFIDGVRYGSSNTADVNSSQEAMSALNDLPMNDIASIDVIKGPAAAASYGAEAANGVVIIQTKRGLSGKKGMAVNVKYTGGFSELANKYTKYVNNDALNNFFDRGHQNQFYANLSAQFDQANSVFFSANSNTTSGIIPGNKDNRQTFRAGYDFTKDNFKLGFTAGYVKGKLNIPQSASGRDDAIWNLMRDQTPWPFISEETWRAIEKSYSNDRFTGSVKLNYTLPFNIKLESLVGLDLNRIDGLNYLPYGYLQGTNSTGAKQVSDRKNQNINWDVKLSRNFALADKWQLNLALLSQLTKSTETVSGISVRNFAVPGISNISSAAEILGTTDTYFEKRTHGIYGEAFLSYNNQLFINTGVRRDVSNMIGRNVASIWYPTVSVAYNVKPFEFMQGKIDEWKIRAAYGESGRLPYPNDAQTAYLIENSSFGTLVRPLRKGNPDIKPERTGEFEIGTDISFFKQRLGFTYYMQNTRDAIVYTTLLPSLGWPSSLSGDYPENVGKIRGKGIEVTYNSRVFTSSNQKNSLDLFVIFNHQSNKVISSGGNDIINTVNLIRPGLPAFSFYTGVSEGANFNSNGVYTGPKESAPQVLGKPFPTYNGSFGFNLQLVNNLRIQSLFNYSKGAKVYNISNRNVASQGNNFKAGEDLKALLATQTPGTPEYIATANELAQYAGPRGNFIEKADFIRLSNVTISYDLGAWAKKQTNGLFKSCVLSLTGNNLWLTTNYGGIEPQIDSQGGSKRTRGISYLSSDWTAVPAPRSYAMSVNIGF; encoded by the coding sequence ATGTATCAATTTTTTACTTTTTTGAGCATCACTTTGCTTTCCTGTTTTGCCCTTCAAGCACAAAATATCCAGGGTATCGTGCATGACAAGAGCACGGGTACGATCGTACCGGGAGCGAGTATAATCATCAAGGAGCGACCACAAAGCGGAACCGTCGCCGACGCTAACGGAAAATTTAATCTTGTTCTTCACAATGGGGAGACCTTGCGGGTTAAAATGGTTGGTTATAAAAGCTTCGAACGTTATTTTTCAAAAGTACAGGACGGACAGCAAATTGAGATTAACCTTGAATCGGGAGTTGCACTGGACGAAGTATTAGTCACAGCAAGTTTGGCCAATTCACGGAGCAAACGGGCAATTGGTACCAATGTCGATCATATTGATGCTGCAGATATTGTCGCTAAAAGTAATCCCTCTTCTCTAGCGGAACTGGTAAACGGAAGAATTAGCGGTGCTCAGGTATACAATACCAATGGAAAAGTGGGTATGCCCATCCGTTTTGATATTCGTTCAGCAGCAACCTTCAGTATGGAACGTGATCCCCTGATCTTTATCGATGGGGTACGTTACGGTAGCAGTAATACTGCTGATGTAAACTCCTCACAGGAAGCTATGAGTGCGCTGAATGACTTACCGATGAACGATATTGCTTCTATCGATGTGATCAAAGGACCTGCAGCAGCAGCTTCGTATGGTGCAGAGGCAGCTAACGGTGTCGTTATTATCCAGACCAAACGTGGCCTGAGCGGTAAAAAAGGCATGGCTGTCAATGTAAAATATACCGGCGGTTTCAGCGAACTCGCCAATAAATACACAAAATATGTCAACAACGATGCCCTGAACAACTTCTTTGATCGCGGTCATCAAAATCAGTTCTATGCCAATTTATCGGCACAGTTTGATCAGGCAAACAGTGTGTTCTTTTCGGCCAACTCCAATACCACTTCAGGTATTATCCCGGGCAACAAAGACAATAGACAGACCTTTCGTGCCGGATACGATTTTACTAAAGACAACTTCAAACTGGGTTTCACCGCTGGCTATGTCAAAGGAAAACTGAACATCCCACAGTCTGCCTCAGGACGTGATGATGCCATCTGGAATCTGATGCGCGATCAGACGCCCTGGCCTTTTATTTCCGAAGAAACCTGGCGTGCTATTGAGAAAAGTTATTCCAATGACCGCTTTACAGGAAGTGTCAAATTAAACTATACGCTTCCTTTTAATATTAAGCTGGAAAGTCTTGTGGGGCTTGACCTCAATCGGATCGATGGGTTGAACTATCTTCCCTATGGTTACCTACAGGGCACAAACAGTACCGGTGCCAAACAGGTCAGTGACCGTAAAAACCAGAATATCAACTGGGATGTCAAGTTGTCGCGCAACTTCGCCCTAGCGGATAAATGGCAGCTGAATCTGGCACTATTATCACAGTTGACGAAATCTACCGAAACTGTCAGCGGTATCAGCGTACGTAATTTTGCTGTACCGGGGATTAGTAACATCTCCTCGGCAGCTGAAATTTTAGGTACAACCGATACTTATTTCGAAAAACGTACCCATGGTATCTATGGTGAGGCATTTTTAAGCTACAACAATCAGTTGTTTATCAATACCGGGGTCAGAAGAGACGTATCTAATATGATCGGTCGGAATGTAGCCAGTATCTGGTACCCCACAGTGAGTGTTGCCTACAATGTGAAACCGTTTGAATTTATGCAAGGTAAGATCGATGAATGGAAGATAAGAGCCGCTTATGGCGAGTCTGGTCGTTTACCTTATCCAAACGATGCGCAAACGGCTTATCTTATTGAAAACTCTTCGTTTGGCACCTTGGTCAGACCATTGCGTAAAGGCAATCCTGATATCAAACCTGAGCGCACCGGTGAGTTTGAGATTGGTACTGATATCAGCTTTTTCAAACAACGTTTGGGCTTTACCTACTATATGCAAAACACACGCGATGCGATTGTATATACCACATTATTGCCTTCTTTGGGCTGGCCCTCCAGTTTGAGTGGAGACTATCCCGAAAATGTGGGTAAAATTCGTGGTAAAGGGATTGAAGTAACTTATAACAGCCGTGTATTTACCAGCAGTAATCAGAAAAACAGTCTGGATCTCTTCGTGATTTTCAATCACCAGTCCAATAAAGTAATCAGCTCAGGTGGAAATGACATTATCAACACGGTCAATCTGATCCGTCCGGGACTCCCAGCATTCTCGTTCTATACAGGTGTATCCGAAGGTGCCAATTTCAATAGCAACGGCGTTTATACAGGGCCTAAAGAAAGCGCACCACAGGTATTGGGTAAACCTTTCCCTACCTATAATGGATCATTTGGGTTCAATCTTCAATTGGTCAATAACCTCCGAATCCAATCTTTGTTTAACTATTCAAAAGGCGCTAAAGTCTATAATATCTCCAATAGAAATGTTGCCAGCCAAGGGAATAACTTCAAGGCAGGCGAGGATCTCAAAGCACTGCTTGCCACGCAGACACCAGGCACGCCGGAGTATATTGCGACAGCAAATGAACTTGCCCAATATGCTGGCCCTCGTGGTAATTTTATTGAGAAAGCCGATTTCATCCGTTTGAGCAATGTCACCATCTCCTATGATTTAGGTGCCTGGGCCAAGAAACAAACCAATGGCCTATTCAAAAGCTGCGTGCTATCATTAACAGGAAACAACCTGTGGCTAACGACCAACTATGGAGGTATCGAACCACAAATAGATTCACAGGGCGGTAGCAAACGTACGCGTGGCATCAGCTATCTATCATCCGACTGGACTGCGGTGCCGGCTCCACGTAGCTATGCCATGAGTGTAAATATTGGTTTTTAA
- a CDS encoding sigma-70 family RNA polymerase sigma factor, translating into MPKLESLSDEELLLLVSKNQDGAFHMLYERYKAALLVYAIKRVGEEAGEDLVQDVFIRTWNNRYSIDYQNDFKAYLFTALRRRIIDYFAKENNAQGYLEDLRSYASEFAFDEADAHIRAQSFRDSIFAVLHSYGPQYQAVLKLRLQGYSNPEIAVMLGLSEKTVRNQYSSTLKIIRSNFSSFLLFLFF; encoded by the coding sequence ATGCCTAAGTTGGAAAGTTTGAGTGATGAGGAACTACTCCTTTTGGTTTCCAAGAACCAAGACGGGGCATTTCATATGCTGTATGAAAGATATAAAGCAGCTCTGCTCGTTTACGCGATCAAACGGGTCGGCGAAGAAGCTGGTGAAGATCTGGTACAGGATGTGTTTATTCGCACCTGGAACAACAGGTACTCCATCGACTACCAAAATGATTTTAAGGCTTATCTTTTTACGGCACTCCGACGTCGTATTATAGATTATTTTGCAAAGGAAAATAACGCACAGGGTTATTTGGAGGATCTTAGATCCTATGCCAGTGAATTCGCATTTGACGAGGCTGATGCGCATATCCGCGCGCAGTCCTTTCGTGATTCCATCTTCGCTGTACTTCATAGCTATGGTCCGCAATATCAAGCGGTTCTAAAATTGCGCTTGCAAGGTTATTCCAATCCCGAAATAGCAGTTATGCTAGGGCTTTCTGAAAAGACTGTACGCAATCAATATTCATCTACTTTAAAAATCATACGCTCTAATTTTTCGTCTTTTTTACTTTTTTTATTTTTTTGA
- a CDS encoding FecR family protein, whose translation MKIDDSLFAKYQAGECSTEEIALVERWLDQLDRFPEPQDRKMLMLLENLDNKMPFIKKRKKQSRWKWLAAASILILLSTTVSIYWSKRAAHFQYANIEDIKAPIKSNAIVVLENNTEYDLDKLKRNDTLNAGGYRIVRTNDDQIIYLTDPAQKSKIVYNTIRTKTGGTAHVQLADGTKVWLNTNSELRYPICFTGDIREVALRGEGYFEVAKQERTGRRVPFFVRGNKQTIQVLGTKFNADFTINNETALLEGAVAFSNQGSSLEQRRKDQFSVRIRPNQVYDGKKIIEASDITRYIDWKEGYFDLNDLNVEQLSRKLSAWYGVEIKVDNSLAQVQLFGRVRRDKSLKEVLDLMGQVRPMNYTMKNNYIYIK comes from the coding sequence ATGAAGATCGACGATTCACTTTTCGCAAAGTATCAAGCTGGGGAATGTTCTACGGAGGAAATAGCTTTGGTTGAGCGTTGGTTGGATCAGTTGGATCGTTTTCCTGAACCACAGGATCGAAAGATGTTAATGCTTTTGGAAAATCTGGACAACAAAATGCCTTTTATCAAAAAACGCAAAAAACAATCCAGATGGAAGTGGCTGGCTGCTGCAAGTATCCTTATTTTGTTGTCAACAACGGTCTCTATATATTGGAGCAAACGGGCTGCTCATTTCCAGTATGCAAACATTGAAGATATCAAGGCACCTATAAAATCCAATGCCATTGTCGTACTGGAAAATAATACGGAATACGACTTGGATAAGTTAAAACGTAATGACACCTTAAATGCCGGCGGCTACCGCATCGTGCGGACGAATGACGATCAGATTATCTATTTAACTGATCCTGCCCAGAAATCAAAAATCGTGTACAATACAATTCGTACGAAAACAGGCGGGACGGCCCATGTACAACTCGCCGACGGCACTAAAGTCTGGCTAAATACCAATAGTGAACTGCGATATCCGATTTGTTTTACAGGTGATATTCGAGAGGTAGCGTTACGGGGTGAGGGTTATTTTGAAGTTGCCAAACAAGAGCGAACGGGTAGAAGAGTTCCATTTTTTGTACGTGGTAATAAGCAGACAATCCAAGTATTGGGAACGAAATTCAATGCGGATTTTACAATTAACAATGAAACGGCATTGCTTGAAGGTGCAGTGGCTTTCTCCAATCAGGGATCAAGTTTGGAACAGCGCAGAAAGGACCAGTTTTCCGTACGAATCAGGCCTAATCAGGTATACGATGGAAAGAAGATTATCGAGGCCAGTGATATTACCCGTTATATCGACTGGAAAGAGGGGTATTTTGATCTGAACGACCTGAATGTAGAGCAGCTGTCCCGAAAATTAAGCGCCTGGTATGGGGTGGAGATCAAGGTAGACAATAGTTTGGCACAAGTACAGCTTTTCGGACGTGTGCGACGTGACAAAAGTCTTAAAGAGGTGTTGGACCTGATGGGACAGGTACGTCCTATGAACTATACTATGAAAAATAATTACATATACATCAAATAG